Part of the Coriobacteriaceae bacterium genome is shown below.
ATGGTGCCGCGAGCACCAGATAAGGAGATTCTTGTGTCTGAGACCATTAACGGCAGCCTGAGCGTCTCGAACGACGTTATTGCCGATATTGCCGGTTATGCCGCGATGACGTGCTACGGCGTCGTCGGTATGGCCGAACAGCTCCAGGGCGCCGAGAGCGTGCGCCTGCTTGCCGGTCAGCGCCTCCGCAAGGGCGTGCTTGTCTCCGCCGACGAGAACGGCCTTACGGTCGATCTTCACGTCGTGCTCGAGAGCGGCGTCAACATGAAGTCCGTCTGCCACAATCTTTCGAGCTCCGTTGCCTTCACCCTGCAGGAGATCGCCCAGATCGATCCCGCCAGCCTTAAGATCGGCATCCACATCGACGCGCTCAAGAGCCGTCTGAACTAGCATCCGAAAACGGAGATTCAAATACCCATGATTGCAAAGACCATTCGCACCTGTTTTCCGATCGCTGCGGCTGCCGTTTCCGACAAGGCCGAGGAGATCAACAAGCTCAACGTCTTCCCCGTACCCGACGGCGACACCGGCACCAACATGTCGCTCACGC
Proteins encoded:
- a CDS encoding Asp23/Gls24 family envelope stress response protein, with amino-acid sequence MVPRAPDKEILVSETINGSLSVSNDVIADIAGYAAMTCYGVVGMAEQLQGAESVRLLAGQRLRKGVLVSADENGLTVDLHVVLESGVNMKSVCHNLSSSVAFTLQEIAQIDPASLKIGIHIDALKSRLN